One segment of Halictus rubicundus isolate RS-2024b unplaced genomic scaffold, iyHalRubi1_principal scaffold1449, whole genome shotgun sequence DNA contains the following:
- the LOC143365157 gene encoding spatacsin-like — MNYIFQILKENHQFECLLGKGLDKVPGLKIALLEFLKRSNPQNKDLFTLVALHFQLYHEMAVMWESEAKDIINTLVSYAAKDHGKLQNSTQQEIKLTKTEYVQQQLQLAVSNFTYATQYYLREKTLNLANWCSNQAQLVGFQLSLFNTVSNNQQVICILNLKSEHIDKILCHTLNFSQALIVIHAYNFPVDWTNLIYNHCILNGETKYLKDFMTVEKLTASLVQDCARRYRLEKGITHTMTDNMKMLISELSDIECKYMLASQLGFKTLVQSMLNNPMIVAYLKDTVWKKGYSMT, encoded by the exons ATGAATTacatatttcaaattttaaaggaaaATCATCAATTTGAATGCTTACTTGGaaaaggattggataag GTACCTGGGTTGAAAATAGCACTCCTAGAGTTTTTAAAACGTTCAAATCCTCAAAACAAAGATCTGTTTACTCTTGTGGCATTACATTTCCAATTATACCATGAAATGGCCGTTATGTGGGAGAGTGAAGCGAAAGATATAATCAACACATTAGTATCATATGCAGCAAAAGATCATGGAAAACTACAGAACTCTACTCAACAAGAAATAAAGTTAACTAAAACGGAATATGTTCAACAGCAGCTACAGTTAGCGGTTTCAAATTTTACTTATGCCACACAATACTATTTGCGG GAAAAAACATTAAATCTTGCTAATTGGTGTTCGAATCAAGCACAATTGGTTGGCTTCCAACTTTCACTTTTCAACACGGTGTCCAATAATCAACAAGTGATTTGTATTCTTAATTTAAAGTCTGAGCATATTGACAAAATATTATGTCATACTTTAAATTTCTCTCAAGCTCTTATTGTTATACATGCTTATAATTTTCCTGTGGATTGGACTAATCTAATATACAATCACTGTATATTGAATGgagaaacaaaatatttaaaagatttTATGACTGTGGAGAAATTAACTGCCAGTCTAGTACAAGATTGTGCACGCAG GTACCGATTAGAGAAGGGTATTACGCATACAATGACAGATAATATGAAAATGTTGATATCTGAATTATCAGACATAGAATGTAAATACATGTTAGCAAGTCAGTTAGGATTTAAAACTCTTGTTCAATCAATGCTCAATAATCCTATGATAGTCGCATATCTCAAAGATACTGTATGGAAGAAAGGCTATAGCATGACTTGA